A window from Phalacrocorax carbo chromosome 20, bPhaCar2.1, whole genome shotgun sequence encodes these proteins:
- the LOC135316575 gene encoding uncharacterized protein LOC135316575 isoform X1 has protein sequence MAAAGPSLRRGAMTQREGAAGEAGPGPLRGRSRSGRERRAGPGSYGGWMSPNPSDPSVSCVLLLIFDGLHQKDLGAWQLPCSRALAVWHTLCYRCGTARGVVLLLDSCGFLGASRCGRSPRSETVLRTWLSVLPPGMPLTAAISGLRGFSLPGVAILAARGRKGTHRALPGCGQELPCLKLERPQKGRGQPSNRSFRRGREETRRKKHLNWQILPAALRARAVVQMDESCRATEGSPGERCKKMLQDELCRVSEQIRVEHCKKFCRFCAGCLLKNFSRRWVPLGLLY, from the exons atggcggcggccgggccctCTCTGCGTCGCGGCGCTATGACGCAGCGGGAAGGGGCCGCGGgggaggccgggccggggccgctaCGTGGGCGCAGCCGCTCGGGGCGGGAgaggcgggccgggccgggaaGCTACGGTGGTTGGATGTCTCCAAATCCTTCCGA ccccTCAGTGTCCTGTGTTCTGCTCCTCATTTTTGATGGCCTCCATCAAAAGGACTTGGGTGCCTGGCAGCTGCCTTGCTCTCGGGCGCTTGCGGTATGGCATACTCTTTGCTACCGCTGCGGCACCGCACGAGGTGTAGTTTTGTTGCTGGATTCGTGTGgttttctgggggcttccaggtgcggccgctccccgagaagcg agaccgtgctgaggacgtggttgtctgtccttcccccggggatgccgttgactgcggccatctcaggcttgcgtggcttctctctgcccggcgttgccatcctcgcagcgcgggggcgaaaagggacacacagagcccttcccggctgtggacaggagctgccgTGCCTGAAGCTGGAGAGGCCACAGAAAG GTAGAGGACAGCCAAGCAACCGGAGTTtcagaaggggaagggaggagacaAGGAGAAAGAAGCATCTCAACTGGCAGATTCTCCCTGCAGCGCTGAGAGCAAGAGCTGTG gtgcagatggatgagtcgtgcagggcaacggaggggagcccaggggagcgctgtaagaag ATGCTGCAGGATGAGCTGTGCAGGGTGTCAGAGCAGATCCGAGTAGAGCACTGTAAAAAG TTTTGCAGGTTCTGTGCTGGCTGCCTGTTGAAGAATTTCTCGAGACGGTGGGTACCACTAGGTTTGCTTTATTAA
- the LOC135316575 gene encoding uncharacterized protein LOC135316575 isoform X2: MAAAGPSLRRGAMTQREGAAGEAGPGPLRGRSRSGRERRAGPGSYGGWMSPNPSDPSVSCVLLLIFDGLHQKDLGAWQLPCSRALAVWHTLCYRCGTARGVVLLLDSCGFLGASRCGRSPRSETVLRTWLSVLPPGMPLTAAISGLRGFSLPGVAILAARGRKGTHRALPGCGQELPCLKLERPQKGRGQPSNRSFRRGREETRRKKHLNWQILPAALRARAVVQMDESCRATEGSPGERCKKMLQDELCRVSEQIRVEHCKKVVGKAQRYNQS; the protein is encoded by the exons atggcggcggccgggccctCTCTGCGTCGCGGCGCTATGACGCAGCGGGAAGGGGCCGCGGgggaggccgggccggggccgctaCGTGGGCGCAGCCGCTCGGGGCGGGAgaggcgggccgggccgggaaGCTACGGTGGTTGGATGTCTCCAAATCCTTCCGA ccccTCAGTGTCCTGTGTTCTGCTCCTCATTTTTGATGGCCTCCATCAAAAGGACTTGGGTGCCTGGCAGCTGCCTTGCTCTCGGGCGCTTGCGGTATGGCATACTCTTTGCTACCGCTGCGGCACCGCACGAGGTGTAGTTTTGTTGCTGGATTCGTGTGgttttctgggggcttccaggtgcggccgctccccgagaagcg agaccgtgctgaggacgtggttgtctgtccttcccccggggatgccgttgactgcggccatctcaggcttgcgtggcttctctctgcccggcgttgccatcctcgcagcgcgggggcgaaaagggacacacagagcccttcccggctgtggacaggagctgccgTGCCTGAAGCTGGAGAGGCCACAGAAAG GTAGAGGACAGCCAAGCAACCGGAGTTtcagaaggggaagggaggagacaAGGAGAAAGAAGCATCTCAACTGGCAGATTCTCCCTGCAGCGCTGAGAGCAAGAGCTGTG gtgcagatggatgagtcgtgcagggcaacggaggggagcccaggggagcgctgtaagaag ATGCTGCAGGATGAGCTGTGCAGGGTGTCAGAGCAGATCCGAGTAGAGCACTGTAAAAAG GTGGTGGGCAAGGCTCAACGTTACAATCAGAGCTGA
- the LOC135316575 gene encoding uncharacterized protein LOC135316575 isoform X3, whose protein sequence is MAAAGPSLRRGAMTQREGAAGEAGPGPLRGRSRSGRERRAGPGSYGGWMSPNPSDPSVSCVLLLIFDGLHQKDLGAWQLPCSRALAVWHTLCYRCGTARGVVLLLDSCGFLGASRCGRSPRSETVLRTWLSVLPPGMPLTAAISGLRGFSLPGVAILAARGRKGTHRALPGCGQELPCLKLERPQKGRGQPSNRSFRRGREETRRKKHLNWQILPAALRARAVVQMDESCRATEGSPGERCKKLVCKPQGSKLN, encoded by the exons atggcggcggccgggccctCTCTGCGTCGCGGCGCTATGACGCAGCGGGAAGGGGCCGCGGgggaggccgggccggggccgctaCGTGGGCGCAGCCGCTCGGGGCGGGAgaggcgggccgggccgggaaGCTACGGTGGTTGGATGTCTCCAAATCCTTCCGA ccccTCAGTGTCCTGTGTTCTGCTCCTCATTTTTGATGGCCTCCATCAAAAGGACTTGGGTGCCTGGCAGCTGCCTTGCTCTCGGGCGCTTGCGGTATGGCATACTCTTTGCTACCGCTGCGGCACCGCACGAGGTGTAGTTTTGTTGCTGGATTCGTGTGgttttctgggggcttccaggtgcggccgctccccgagaagcg agaccgtgctgaggacgtggttgtctgtccttcccccggggatgccgttgactgcggccatctcaggcttgcgtggcttctctctgcccggcgttgccatcctcgcagcgcgggggcgaaaagggacacacagagcccttcccggctgtggacaggagctgccgTGCCTGAAGCTGGAGAGGCCACAGAAAG GTAGAGGACAGCCAAGCAACCGGAGTTtcagaaggggaagggaggagacaAGGAGAAAGAAGCATCTCAACTGGCAGATTCTCCCTGCAGCGCTGAGAGCAAGAGCTGTG gtgcagatggatgagtcgtgcagggcaacggaggggagcccaggggagcgctgtaagaag CTGGTATGCAAGCCTCAAGGCAGCAAGCTGAACTGA
- the MRPS16 gene encoding small ribosomal subunit protein bS16m, with protein sequence MVQLGGCLLKGYRGGHVVIRFALGGCTNRPFFRIVAAHSRRARDGKYLEQLGCLDPLPNAHGERVAGLNLERLRHWLGCGAQLSRPAEKLLGLAGFLPLHPMTVTGAERLRRRRRAQEAVAPPADGSAGPGDAP encoded by the exons atGGTGCAGCTCG GTGGCTGCCTCCTGAAGGGCTACCGCGGCGGGCACGTCGTGATCCGCTTCGCCCTCGGCGGATGCACCAACCGGCCCTTCTTCCGCATCGTGGCCGCGCACAGCAGGCGCGCCCGCGACGGGAAGTACCTGGAGCAGCTCGGCTGCCTCGACCCGCTGCCCAACGCCCACGGCGAGAGGGTGGCGGGGCTGAACCTGGAGCGGCTGCGCCACTGGCTGGGCTGCGGCGCACAGCTCTCCCGGCCCGCTGAGAAGCTGCTGG GTCTGGCGGGGTTCCTGCCGCTTCACCCCATGACGGTGACCGGCGCCGAGAGGCTGAGGCGACGGCGGCGGGCGCAGGAGGCCGTCGCGCCCCCGGCGGACGGCTCGGCCGGGCCCGGCGACGCGCCCTGA